From the genome of Sulfurovum riftiae, one region includes:
- a CDS encoding DUF302 domain-containing protein, protein MKKWLIIGLFALVFTGCENKKGAFLESVETQNDVPTAVAKLVSAVKSQGLVHFETIDHAKNAQSVGMRLKPETVVVFGNPKMGTKLMQCNPSMGLDLPLRMLFSTDYEGKTTITYTNPEYWTLKHNIKDKTCLGIIQKAHIAMQKLAEEAAAK, encoded by the coding sequence ATGAAGAAGTGGCTGATAATTGGTCTGTTTGCTTTGGTCTTTACAGGCTGTGAGAATAAAAAAGGGGCTTTCCTTGAAAGCGTAGAGACACAGAATGATGTTCCCACTGCCGTAGCAAAGCTTGTTTCTGCTGTCAAGTCCCAGGGCCTTGTCCATTTTGAGACGATAGACCATGCAAAGAATGCACAAAGTGTAGGCATGCGGCTCAAACCTGAGACCGTCGTGGTATTCGGGAACCCGAAGATGGGAACGAAGCTGATGCAGTGTAACCCTTCCATGGGACTGGATCTGCCTCTACGCATGCTCTTCTCTACCGACTATGAGGGGAAGACCACCATCACCTATACCAACCCGGAGTACTGGACACTCAAACACAATATTAAAGATAAAACTTGTTTGGGTATTATACAGAAGGCGCACATCGCTATGCAGAAACTGGCAGAAGAAGCTGCTGCCAAATAG
- the ychF gene encoding redox-regulated ATPase YchF — MGLGIGLVGLPNVGKSTTFNALTKAQNAESANYPFCTIEPNKAVVPVPDKRLDELAKIVNPERIQHSTLDFVDIAGLVKGASKGEGLGNKFLGNIRETEVILHIVRCFEDDNVVHTEGSIDPIRDVEIIEQELLFADIDAVIKRIEMLRKKAKGNDKDAKAQLAIAEALLAHIEEGHPVSTFAEIEDDAFKAMNRDLRLLTSKEIIYGANVDEEGLSEDNEFVQKLKAYAEERNSEVIKLCAKVEEEMVDFDDDEREEMLADLGVEESGLEQIIHKGFDKLGLMSYFTAGVKEVRAWTIRKGTTAPKAAAVIHNDFEKGFIRAEVISYEDFIKYGGEQGAKEAGKNRLEGKEYIVQDGDVMHFRFNV, encoded by the coding sequence ATGGGACTAGGCATTGGACTTGTAGGATTGCCGAATGTAGGGAAATCCACCACCTTTAACGCACTGACGAAAGCACAGAATGCAGAGAGCGCCAACTACCCGTTCTGTACGATCGAACCGAACAAGGCAGTGGTACCGGTACCGGACAAAAGGCTTGACGAACTCGCAAAGATCGTCAACCCGGAGAGGATCCAGCACTCCACACTTGACTTCGTGGACATTGCCGGCCTGGTCAAAGGTGCCAGCAAGGGCGAAGGTCTGGGGAACAAGTTCCTCGGGAACATCCGCGAGACCGAGGTCATCCTGCATATCGTCAGATGTTTTGAAGATGACAATGTCGTACATACCGAAGGTTCCATCGATCCTATCCGTGATGTCGAGATCATCGAGCAGGAACTTCTGTTTGCCGATATCGATGCGGTTATCAAACGTATCGAGATGCTCAGGAAGAAAGCCAAAGGAAATGACAAAGATGCCAAAGCCCAGCTTGCCATAGCCGAAGCACTTCTTGCCCATATTGAAGAGGGACATCCCGTCTCTACTTTTGCAGAGATCGAAGACGATGCCTTCAAAGCGATGAACAGAGACCTGCGTCTTTTGACAAGCAAAGAGATCATCTACGGTGCCAATGTGGACGAAGAGGGACTGAGCGAAGACAATGAATTCGTACAGAAGCTCAAAGCCTATGCAGAGGAGAGAAACTCGGAGGTCATCAAACTCTGTGCCAAAGTCGAAGAGGAGATGGTCGATTTCGATGATGATGAGAGAGAAGAGATGCTTGCCGACCTCGGTGTCGAGGAATCGGGACTTGAGCAGATCATCCACAAAGGATTCGACAAGCTTGGACTGATGAGCTACTTCACTGCCGGTGTCAAAGAGGTACGTGCCTGGACTATCCGCAAAGGTACCACTGCTCCTAAAGCAGCGGCGGTCATCCACAATGACTTCGAAAAGGGATTCATCCGTGCAGAGGTCATCTCTTATGAAGATTTCATCAAGTATGGCGGAGAACAGGGAGCGAAGGAAGCCGGAAAGAACAGACTTGAAGGGAAAGAGTACATTGTCCAGGACGGTGATGTCATGCATTTCAGGTTCAATGTGTAA
- the trpB gene encoding tryptophan synthase subunit beta, giving the protein MDLHKEIYIPKPSSFDPDENGHFGKFGGRFVPETLMPALEQLRLDYEAIRFDKDFWAEVDHYYKNYVGRPSALYYAENLSKELDAKIYLKREDLNHTGAHKINHCVAQAVLAKRLGKKKIIAETGAGQHGVATATVAALFGLECEVFMGAKDVARQELNVFRMKLLGAKVHAVESGSKTLKDAMNDAIRHWVTNARDTYYLIGTVAGPHPYPMMVRDIQSIIGWEAKAQLDVVEGCLPDKVIACIGGGSNALGIFSHFLEDETVECIGIEAGGEGLDCKHGCSLEKGSPGVLHGQLSYLLQDEDGQVQEAHSISAGLDYPGIGPEHAYLKDEGRVTYDHITDDEAMEAFVWLSQAEGIIPAFESSHAIAYLKKMKPEEVKGKTILVNLSGRGDKDMMQAKDILAEQFL; this is encoded by the coding sequence ATGGATCTACACAAAGAGATATACATTCCAAAACCAAGCTCCTTCGACCCTGACGAGAATGGGCATTTCGGCAAATTCGGCGGACGTTTCGTACCCGAAACACTGATGCCTGCCCTTGAACAGCTTCGTCTCGACTATGAAGCGATACGCTTCGACAAAGATTTCTGGGCTGAGGTGGACCACTACTACAAGAACTATGTGGGCCGCCCTTCTGCACTCTACTATGCAGAGAACCTCTCCAAAGAGCTCGATGCGAAGATCTATCTTAAACGTGAAGACCTGAACCATACCGGTGCGCACAAGATCAACCACTGTGTCGCTCAGGCAGTCCTTGCAAAAAGACTTGGGAAGAAAAAGATCATCGCAGAGACAGGTGCAGGACAGCATGGCGTAGCAACTGCTACGGTTGCTGCCCTCTTTGGCCTGGAGTGCGAGGTATTCATGGGTGCCAAAGATGTCGCACGCCAGGAGCTCAATGTCTTCCGTATGAAACTGCTCGGAGCGAAAGTACACGCGGTTGAAAGCGGGTCGAAGACCCTGAAAGATGCTATGAACGATGCCATCAGACACTGGGTGACCAATGCCCGTGACACCTACTATCTCATCGGTACAGTAGCAGGTCCCCACCCCTACCCGATGATGGTCCGTGACATTCAGAGTATTATCGGATGGGAAGCCAAAGCACAGCTTGATGTTGTAGAAGGCTGCCTTCCCGACAAAGTCATCGCATGTATCGGCGGCGGTTCCAATGCGCTTGGTATCTTCAGCCACTTCCTTGAAGATGAAACTGTGGAATGCATCGGTATCGAAGCCGGCGGGGAAGGTTTGGACTGCAAACATGGATGTTCTTTGGAAAAAGGCAGTCCCGGCGTACTTCACGGACAGCTCAGCTATCTGTTGCAGGATGAGGACGGACAGGTACAGGAAGCCCACTCCATCTCGGCAGGACTTGACTACCCTGGTATCGGGCCGGAGCATGCCTATCTCAAAGATGAGGGAAGAGTCACCTACGACCACATTACCGACGATGAAGCGATGGAAGCCTTTGTCTGGCTTTCCCAGGCTGAAGGTATCATTCCGGCTTTTGAAAGTTCACATGCTATCGCCTACCTCAAAAAAATGAAGCCTGAAGAGGTCAAGGGAAAGACCATTCTGGTCAACCTCTCCGGACGCGGCGACAAAGATATGATGCAGGCCAAAGATATTTTGGCTGAGCAGTTCCTGTAG
- a CDS encoding YceI family protein → MKRTLISLLAFASLTYAAGPDASTGCVLVQPKELNVTWKAYKTPEKIGVGGQFTAVKYIPASLEGKNFRELFVGSKVNIDTQKITTGNPGRDEKLVKFFFGTMSTNTIEAKIVDIKRSDKHEKGKPRTGSLSVEVTMNGKTRTVPMKYIYNKGKFDATGTIDLVDFAAGESLASINKACFDLHKGKTWSDVTIGFSTTVEATLCNTNIAKK, encoded by the coding sequence ATGAAAAGAACACTTATATCACTCCTGGCCTTTGCCTCACTCACCTATGCTGCAGGACCCGATGCATCAACAGGCTGTGTACTCGTACAGCCAAAAGAGCTGAATGTCACATGGAAAGCCTACAAAACACCTGAGAAGATCGGTGTGGGCGGGCAGTTCACGGCAGTCAAGTATATCCCTGCTTCACTGGAAGGAAAGAACTTCAGGGAACTCTTTGTAGGTTCGAAGGTGAACATCGACACACAAAAGATCACTACAGGGAATCCGGGAAGGGATGAAAAACTGGTCAAATTCTTCTTTGGAACGATGAGTACAAATACGATCGAAGCGAAGATCGTCGATATCAAAAGAAGTGACAAACATGAAAAAGGAAAACCCAGAACCGGTTCACTGAGTGTAGAGGTCACCATGAACGGCAAAACACGTACCGTGCCTATGAAGTATATCTACAACAAGGGAAAATTCGATGCTACCGGTACCATTGACCTTGTCGATTTTGCAGCGGGTGAATCACTTGCTTCCATCAACAAAGCCTGTTTTGACCTGCACAAGGGAAAGACATGGAGCGATGTCACTATCGGCTTTTCCACTACCGTTGAAGCGACACTCTGCAATACCAACATTGCAAAAAAGTAA
- a CDS encoding DUF2157 domain-containing protein: protein MAVRSKAEAQKRVDRITDFQTELKLLEQENIVSLTQAQHSAIDTYHQNLIGELSSAFDIDASSREKQLSLGMKITSFLGALGLAASLFFLFYQFWGRFPTYMQVLILVSTPLIGLGATAYISPRESTGYFSKILGFMTITAFVLNISMLGQIFNIAPSENAFLTWAVFSFLLAYATNARLLLAIGILFLSYFLSAKTGTWNGCYWIDFGERPENFFPAAILLFLLSFLPHHRFPGFPVIYRVFAMLLFFIPVLILANWGGVSYLDLDNNTIEAFYQLTGFMLSAAAIYAGVKKGWTDVINTGNIFFTIFLYTKLYDWWWEWMPKYLFFFLIGLTAILMLYLFKRLRSAAIAHSREVSK from the coding sequence ATGGCAGTAAGATCAAAAGCAGAAGCCCAGAAAAGGGTTGACAGGATCACAGATTTTCAAACAGAACTGAAACTGCTAGAGCAGGAAAATATCGTCTCTTTGACCCAAGCACAGCACTCTGCTATCGATACCTATCATCAAAACCTTATCGGAGAGCTCTCTTCTGCATTCGATATCGATGCAAGCAGCCGGGAGAAACAGCTGAGCCTCGGTATGAAGATCACCTCATTTCTTGGTGCACTCGGATTGGCTGCCAGTCTCTTTTTCCTTTTTTATCAGTTCTGGGGAAGATTCCCGACCTATATGCAAGTCCTCATCCTTGTGTCGACACCGCTGATCGGCCTGGGTGCCACTGCATATATCTCTCCACGGGAAAGTACAGGCTATTTTTCAAAGATTTTAGGATTCATGACCATTACTGCCTTTGTTCTGAACATCTCTATGCTTGGACAGATATTCAATATAGCACCCTCTGAAAATGCTTTTTTGACCTGGGCTGTTTTCTCCTTCCTGCTGGCTTACGCCACAAATGCACGTCTGCTCCTTGCCATCGGTATTCTGTTTTTGTCCTATTTCCTGTCGGCGAAAACCGGGACATGGAACGGCTGCTACTGGATCGATTTCGGGGAGAGACCGGAAAACTTTTTCCCTGCAGCCATCCTGCTCTTTCTCCTCTCGTTCCTGCCCCATCACAGATTCCCCGGCTTTCCCGTGATCTACCGTGTTTTTGCCATGCTGCTGTTCTTCATACCGGTCCTTATCCTCGCCAACTGGGGAGGTGTGAGTTACCTGGATCTTGACAATAATACTATTGAAGCTTTCTATCAGCTCACAGGATTCATGCTGAGTGCAGCTGCCATTTATGCAGGTGTCAAAAAGGGATGGACGGACGTCATCAATACCGGCAATATCTTCTTTACCATATTCCTCTATACAAAACTGTATGACTGGTGGTGGGAATGGATGCCGAAGTATCTTTTCTTTTTCCTTATCGGACTGACAGCGATCTTGATGCTATATCTCTTTAAACGATTGAGAAGTGCTGCTATTGCACATAGTCGGGAGGTATCGAAATGA
- a CDS encoding leucyl aminopeptidase, with amino-acid sequence MNFNITTTALKEIKADLEIIIVIDGDLKHDSVKDRKLLKKTGFSGKQDELCHLVEKKRLYVGAETLKGRGIRPAVATAMRSLIGKKAYRTVKIATYVSHPRCSASIRAMVEGLVLGSYTFTRYKSKKVKSPVKTVEISLEGYNAHEITMEVAARAVHNGEIAAEATNFTRNIVNTTPDDCYPQIMAEIAEDLAKENGLKCKILKPKALKKEKMETLLAVARASRHKPRVIHLAHKPKNPKAIITLVGKGLTYDSGGLSLKPADYMVTMKSDKSGGSAVLGLMKAISEMNLPVEVHGFVGAVENMIGGDAYKPDDVLVAKNGKTIEIRNTDAEGRLVLADTLAYAQQEVKADYLFDFATLTGACVVGVGHYTSGVMGFNEEVKNMVTKQAKISGELATALDFNPYLHKTIKSDIADVCNISNTRYGGAITAGQFLSEFIDKDHKEKWAHIDIAGPAFVEHAWGENPHGASGAGVRMMLRLIEALAREAKH; translated from the coding sequence ATGAATTTCAATATAACGACTACAGCTCTTAAAGAGATCAAAGCCGATCTGGAGATTATCATCGTCATTGATGGCGACCTTAAACACGATTCGGTCAAAGACAGAAAACTACTTAAAAAAACCGGCTTCTCAGGGAAGCAGGACGAATTGTGCCACCTCGTAGAGAAAAAGAGGCTCTATGTGGGTGCGGAAACACTCAAAGGCCGAGGTATCAGACCGGCTGTCGCTACTGCAATGCGTTCGCTCATCGGCAAAAAAGCCTATAGAACAGTCAAGATCGCTACCTATGTGAGCCACCCGAGATGTTCCGCTTCCATCAGGGCCATGGTCGAAGGCCTCGTACTGGGAAGCTATACATTCACCCGATACAAAAGCAAAAAAGTGAAATCTCCTGTCAAGACTGTCGAGATCTCTCTTGAGGGCTACAATGCACATGAGATCACTATGGAAGTGGCGGCTCGTGCTGTACACAATGGTGAAATAGCTGCTGAAGCGACCAACTTTACCCGAAACATCGTCAACACCACTCCAGATGACTGCTACCCTCAGATCATGGCGGAGATCGCTGAAGATCTGGCAAAAGAGAACGGGCTCAAATGCAAGATACTCAAACCAAAAGCACTCAAAAAAGAGAAGATGGAGACCCTGCTTGCCGTAGCCCGTGCATCACGCCATAAACCAAGAGTGATCCACCTCGCCCATAAACCAAAAAACCCAAAAGCGATCATCACACTTGTAGGAAAAGGCCTGACCTACGACTCGGGCGGTCTTAGCCTCAAACCTGCCGACTATATGGTCACGATGAAATCGGACAAAAGCGGCGGGTCAGCAGTACTTGGACTGATGAAAGCGATCTCGGAGATGAATCTGCCTGTGGAAGTACACGGCTTTGTAGGCGCGGTAGAAAATATGATAGGCGGCGATGCCTACAAACCCGATGACGTACTGGTCGCCAAGAACGGCAAGACCATCGAGATACGCAATACCGATGCCGAAGGACGTCTTGTTCTTGCCGACACCCTCGCCTATGCCCAGCAGGAGGTCAAAGCAGACTACCTCTTCGACTTCGCTACCCTTACAGGCGCCTGTGTGGTCGGTGTGGGACACTACACTTCAGGAGTCATGGGCTTCAATGAAGAGGTGAAAAACATGGTGACGAAACAGGCGAAGATCTCGGGAGAACTGGCAACGGCACTCGACTTCAACCCGTATCTTCACAAAACGATCAAAAGTGATATCGCCGATGTCTGCAACATCTCCAACACACGTTACGGTGGAGCCATTACCGCTGGTCAGTTCCTCTCTGAGTTCATCGACAAGGACCACAAGGAGAAATGGGCCCACATCGACATCGCCGGACCGGCTTTTGTGGAACATGCCTGGGGTGAGAACCCGCATGGGGCATCAGGTGCCGGTGTCAGAATGATGCTCAGGCTCATTGAAGCACTTGCACGTGAAGCGAAACATTAA
- a CDS encoding thioredoxin fold domain-containing protein translates to MKTFLVSLLMISSLMAITANDAALVLDAQTSLTNAYKKAKAQKKKLILLVVVKDDCNWCELMVHNTLSDDNVKYELEDMVTVVTDISSKIAQTLDVKLTPSMYFIDASTHRPVHKHIGYEKPGSFIIDIVTAKEKVE, encoded by the coding sequence ATGAAAACATTTCTAGTTTCACTATTGATGATATCCAGCCTGATGGCCATTACTGCCAATGATGCTGCGCTGGTGCTTGATGCCCAGACCAGTTTGACAAATGCCTACAAAAAAGCAAAAGCCCAAAAGAAGAAGCTGATACTTCTCGTCGTGGTCAAGGACGACTGCAACTGGTGTGAACTGATGGTCCACAATACACTCAGTGATGACAATGTCAAATATGAACTTGAAGATATGGTCACTGTGGTAACAGACATCAGTTCAAAAATTGCACAGACGCTCGATGTGAAGTTGACACCCTCTATGTACTTCATAGATGCATCCACACACAGACCGGTCCACAAACACATCGGTTATGAAAAACCGGGCAGTTTTATCATCGATATCGTAACAGCCAAAGAGAAAGTCGAATAA
- a CDS encoding cation:proton antiporter, giving the protein MENVLIVLIVTIAIATVLNVVLKKFDIPTVIGYVISGFVISSLYHFAEDSREALSHLAEFGIVFLMFTIGLEFSVNHLKHMKREVFLFGGMQVMLSGLLFSLIGYFGFGLESKTAIVIGFALSLSSTAIVLKILNENNEIHAGYGRTTVGILIFQDLAVIPILLMVSIFTSQSDSIGTLLLNTLGSAILVFIILFVVGKYFLERFFDLIMDTGSEEIFLVAVLLGVLSASVLAEVFGFSYSLGAFIAGMMLSETKYRYRIEADLVPFRDILLGVFFVSIGMLIDWHSIITYGHIILGLLVGIMLLKGLLIYLLLNVFIQKRTALKTALALFEVGEFSLAIFALANAKGLIEPGLNQILIITVVLSMILTPFVLKNIKTIADKLTIEPDTLRERAMVGGTYTDHIIVCGYGPLGQKLVKTFKERNLLYVILEHDVKVVDSVIANGEEAIFFANAAQKMVLEHFNVAQCAAIVVTIDNEIQKQLICENIASFGPHINSVVKVMNNAEEESISALGIKHVVNARNIVADIMAEEVLACHIG; this is encoded by the coding sequence ATGGAAAATGTATTGATCGTCCTGATCGTGACCATCGCCATTGCCACGGTACTGAATGTTGTATTGAAGAAGTTCGATATTCCAACGGTCATAGGGTATGTAATATCCGGTTTTGTGATCTCTTCCCTGTACCACTTTGCCGAAGATTCCAGGGAGGCATTGTCCCATCTGGCAGAGTTCGGTATTGTCTTCCTGATGTTCACCATCGGACTGGAGTTCTCTGTCAACCATCTCAAGCATATGAAGCGGGAGGTCTTCCTCTTTGGGGGAATGCAGGTCATGCTCTCCGGACTCCTTTTCTCGCTTATCGGGTATTTTGGATTCGGCCTGGAGAGCAAAACAGCCATCGTGATCGGGTTTGCCCTTTCACTCTCTTCGACAGCGATCGTACTGAAGATACTCAATGAGAACAACGAGATCCACGCGGGGTACGGCCGTACCACTGTTGGTATATTGATCTTTCAGGACCTTGCGGTCATCCCCATACTCCTCATGGTCTCCATCTTTACCTCGCAGAGCGATTCTATAGGGACACTGCTGCTCAATACGCTGGGAAGTGCCATACTTGTCTTCATTATCCTCTTCGTGGTCGGGAAATATTTTCTGGAACGTTTTTTCGATCTTATTATGGATACCGGTTCTGAAGAGATCTTCCTTGTGGCGGTTTTGCTGGGCGTACTCTCCGCCTCCGTCCTGGCGGAAGTCTTTGGTTTCTCCTACTCTCTGGGAGCATTCATCGCCGGTATGATGCTCTCCGAGACCAAATACCGCTACCGCATAGAGGCCGACCTGGTACCGTTCAGAGATATTCTTCTGGGGGTCTTCTTCGTCTCCATCGGTATGCTCATAGACTGGCACTCCATCATTACCTACGGGCATATCATACTTGGACTCCTCGTAGGGATAATGCTGCTCAAAGGCCTGCTTATTTATCTGCTTTTGAACGTTTTCATCCAAAAAAGAACGGCGCTCAAGACAGCACTTGCCCTCTTCGAAGTGGGGGAGTTCTCGCTGGCGATTTTTGCTCTGGCCAATGCCAAGGGGCTCATAGAACCGGGCCTCAACCAGATACTCATCATCACCGTGGTACTCTCTATGATCCTCACGCCGTTCGTACTGAAGAACATCAAAACGATCGCCGACAAACTGACCATTGAACCCGATACCCTGCGTGAACGTGCGATGGTGGGCGGGACCTACACGGACCACATCATCGTCTGCGGCTACGGCCCGCTTGGTCAGAAGCTGGTCAAGACCTTCAAGGAGCGCAACCTGCTCTATGTCATTCTTGAACATGATGTGAAAGTGGTGGATAGTGTCATCGCCAACGGTGAAGAGGCGATCTTCTTTGCAAACGCCGCACAGAAGATGGTACTGGAGCATTTCAATGTTGCCCAGTGTGCAGCGATCGTCGTGACCATCGACAACGAGATACAAAAACAGCTCATCTGTGAGAACATCGCTTCATTCGGTCCGCATATCAACAGTGTCGTCAAAGTGATGAACAATGCGGAAGAGGAGAGCATCTCGGCACTTGGCATCAAGCATGTGGTCAATGCAAGGAATATCGTTGCCGATATTATGGCAGAAGAGGTACTTGCCTGTCATATCGGGTGA
- a CDS encoding methyltransferase domain-containing protein, with amino-acid sequence MAREDKERWDEKYLNNPIPNEPIKLITQYAKLATGNRALDIACGMGRHSKYLASLGFEVDAWDISSVAINSLKNLEHIHPKEVDLDTAEFPEETYDLVICTYFLKRTLFPKITRALKPGGIFLYETFVYHPDNERVPTNKSFLLEEGELEAAFDHEYDIMHLREYWNLDINGKKSLKAEMVAKKKSGSMSDEDFWA; translated from the coding sequence ATGGCACGTGAAGACAAAGAGCGCTGGGATGAGAAATATCTCAACAACCCCATCCCCAATGAACCCATAAAACTCATCACACAGTATGCCAAACTGGCCACAGGCAACAGAGCACTCGACATTGCCTGTGGTATGGGCCGTCACAGCAAATATCTTGCTTCCCTCGGTTTTGAGGTCGATGCCTGGGATATCAGTTCTGTGGCCATCAACTCTCTTAAAAACCTTGAACACATCCATCCCAAAGAGGTCGATCTGGATACTGCGGAATTTCCCGAAGAGACCTATGACCTGGTCATCTGTACCTACTTTCTCAAGCGCACACTTTTCCCAAAGATCACCAGGGCACTCAAACCCGGCGGCATCTTTCTCTACGAAACCTTCGTCTATCACCCCGACAACGAAAGAGTACCTACCAATAAAAGTTTTCTGCTCGAAGAGGGAGAACTCGAAGCCGCATTCGACCACGAATATGACATTATGCACTTGAGAGAGTATTGGAATCTTGACATCAATGGCAAAAAGTCACTCAAAGCGGAAATGGTCGCCAAGAAGAAAAGCGGTAGCATGAGCGATGAAGATTTCTGGGCTTAG
- the xth gene encoding exodeoxyribonuclease III, with translation MAKTTFISWNVNGIRAVEKKAALKWIDEAEVDFLGLQEIKAEADQIPESIFERDYKFQSINSSSKKGQSGVALYTDVKGLAMCCEHVDILDEGRINEYHFGDIAYFNVYFPNGQRNEERLAYKLAFYDRFLAHINELRSQGRSIVVCGDVNTAHRSIDLARPKANEDTSGFLPVERAWMDRLIENGYIDTFRHVHGDIEERYSWWSYRAGARSRNVGWRIDYFFVSDDLKGKIVDADILDDVMGSDHCPVKLVLDI, from the coding sequence ATGGCAAAAACAACATTCATATCATGGAACGTGAACGGTATCCGGGCTGTAGAGAAAAAAGCAGCACTCAAATGGATTGACGAAGCAGAAGTGGATTTCCTGGGCCTTCAGGAGATCAAAGCCGAAGCCGACCAGATCCCCGAAAGCATTTTTGAAAGAGACTATAAATTCCAAAGCATCAACTCCTCTTCAAAGAAAGGGCAGTCTGGTGTAGCGCTCTACACGGATGTCAAAGGGTTGGCAATGTGCTGTGAACATGTAGATATACTCGATGAAGGGCGCATCAATGAGTACCATTTTGGTGATATTGCTTATTTCAATGTCTATTTCCCGAACGGACAGCGCAACGAGGAGAGACTGGCATACAAACTGGCATTTTACGACCGCTTTTTGGCACATATCAACGAGCTTCGAAGCCAGGGGAGATCCATCGTTGTCTGCGGCGATGTCAATACGGCCCACAGATCCATCGATCTGGCACGTCCCAAAGCCAATGAAGATACATCCGGTTTCCTGCCTGTCGAGAGGGCCTGGATGGACAGACTTATCGAGAATGGGTACATCGATACCTTCCGTCATGTGCATGGCGACATAGAAGAGCGTTACAGCTGGTGGAGCTACAGGGCAGGGGCCAGAAGCAGGAATGTAGGCTGGAGGATCGATTACTTCTTCGTCTCAGACGACCTGAAAGGAAAGATCGTCGATGCAGACATACTGGATGATGTGATGGGAAGTGACCATTGCCCTGTTAAGCTGGTACTGGATATTTAA
- a CDS encoding DUF1456 family protein — MKTNDILYKISKALSLTQEEMIEAYRLEGYEMTPSHLEALLKKRIDKDFSLCSYEELGVFLDGLVTLKRGPSPKRPNDDEAVPLTNNLILKKLRIALELKEPETEIIFGLGDATLSKQELKSLFRKEDHKNFKACTDDLLMAFLEGLDEFYYTGAEV, encoded by the coding sequence TTGAAAACGAACGATATACTCTATAAAATCTCAAAAGCCCTGAGCCTTACGCAGGAAGAGATGATTGAGGCATACCGGCTTGAGGGGTATGAGATGACACCCAGCCATCTTGAGGCATTGCTGAAGAAACGTATAGACAAAGATTTTTCGCTTTGCAGCTATGAAGAGCTTGGTGTTTTCCTGGATGGCCTTGTCACGCTAAAACGTGGGCCCTCTCCCAAAAGACCCAATGATGATGAAGCGGTACCACTTACCAACAATCTCATACTCAAAAAACTCCGTATCGCTCTGGAACTCAAAGAGCCGGAGACCGAGATCATCTTCGGGCTTGGCGATGCAACCCTCAGCAAACAGGAACTGAAATCACTTTTCAGAAAAGAAGACCACAAGAATTTCAAAGCCTGCACCGATGACCTGCTTATGGCCTTTCTTGAAGGACTTGATGAATTCTACTATACCGGGGCAGAGGTATAA
- a CDS encoding CZB domain-containing protein, whose product MEKNTILEQLRAAKAAHINWVQRAKMLISGFKMEEDAIPVNSTQCQFGKWFYSDAQRLNGLRNNPMDCMSEIEKLHFELHDIYLNIYKIYYDMEPQGFFSKLFGKKKKITEDSVKLAKEYFTSMEEVSKKLVNEINLMERRIVALPESDIEEL is encoded by the coding sequence ATGGAAAAAAATACGATCCTGGAACAGTTAAGAGCGGCAAAAGCAGCACATATCAACTGGGTACAGCGTGCCAAAATGCTGATATCCGGTTTCAAGATGGAAGAGGATGCCATTCCTGTCAACTCTACGCAATGCCAGTTCGGGAAATGGTTCTACTCTGATGCACAAAGGCTGAACGGCCTGAGGAACAATCCTATGGACTGTATGTCTGAAATTGAAAAGCTTCACTTTGAACTTCATGACATCTATCTGAATATCTATAAGATCTATTATGATATGGAACCGCAGGGATTTTTCAGCAAACTGTTTGGTAAAAAGAAAAAAATAACAGAGGACTCTGTCAAGCTTGCAAAAGAGTATTTTACATCAATGGAAGAGGTCTCTAAAAAACTGGTCAATGAAATCAACCTTATGGAAAGACGCATTGTCGCCTTGCCTGAAAGTGACATTGAAGAACTTTAG